The sequence TCTCACCCTCGTCGAGATCGCCGAGCGGCTCGAGCGCGAGCACGGCGAGCGCTTCGCGCCCTCGACGGTGCACCGCTTCTTCGGCCGCCACGGCCTGACGTTCAAAAAAAGTCCGGCCACGCCAGCGAGCAGGACCGCGCCGACGTCGCCGCGGCCCGCGAGGCCTGGTTCGAGGAGCAGCCCGAGCTCGACCCGCAGCGGCTGATCTTCATCGACGAGACCTGGCTCAACACCAAGATGGCGCGGTTGCGGGGCCGCGCCCCCGAAGGCGAGCGCCTGCGCGCCGGCATCCCTCACGGCCATTGGCGCACCACGACCTTCGTGGCCGGGCTCAGGATCGGCGGGATCGACGCGCCGATGCTGATCGACGGCGCGATCAACGCGGCGAGCTTCCTCGCCTACGTCCAGCAGGTCCTGGTTCCGACGCTGAGCCCCGGCGACGTGGTGATCATGGACAACCTCGCCAGCCACAAGACCCCCGCCGTGCGCGAGGCCATCGAGGCGGCCGGAGCCGAGCTGCGCTTCCTGCCGCCCTACAGCCCGGACTTCAACCCCATCGAGAACGCCTTCGCCAAGCTGAAGGCCCTGCTCAGGAAGGTCGCCGCCCGGACGCGCGACGCCCTCTGGAGCGCCGTCGCCGACGCCATCGAAGCCTTCCCGCCAGAGGAATGCGCGAACTTCTTCACCGCAGCAGGATATGAACCCGAGTGGTGAGAATCTGCTCTAGAACGCGACCCCGCGCCGTCAAACGTCCGCCAGCCGCTTGCCCGTCTGCCGGTCGAACACGTGCAGCGCGCCATCGCTGACGCGCAGGGGCAAGGCCTCGCCCTCGCGGACCTGAACGTGCCCGGGGAGCCGCGCCGCGAGGACGCCGCCGCCCTCGCCCGCCACCGGCACGACCGCCTCGCCCTTGTCGAGGAGCCCGCCATGGACCAGCGTGTCCGCGCCGAGCGTCTCGACCACGCCGACACGCAACGTCAGCTCCGCCTCGGCCGCGCCGACGATGGTCAGGTGCTCGGGGCGCACCCCGATCGTCACCGGTGTCTCGCCGGCATGCCCGACGATCGGCTCGGGCAGTGCGCGCAGGTGGGCGCCGGTGTCGAGGGTG comes from Salinarimonas sp. and encodes:
- a CDS encoding IS630 family transposase (programmed frameshift); translated protein: MTKPLSMDLRQRVLAAVDAGMSRRAAADRFGIAPSAAVKWFNLRRETGSVAPRAQGGDTRSGRIEALGPVILAMVEEAPDLTLVEIAERLEREHGERFAPSTVHRFFGRHGLTFKKKSGHASEQDRADVAAAREAWFEEQPELDPQRLIFIDETWLNTKMARLRGRAPEGERLRAGIPHGHWRTTTFVAGLRIGGIDAPMLIDGAINAASFLAYVQQVLVPTLSPGDVVIMDNLASHKTPAVREAIEAAGAELRFLPPYSPDFNPIENAFAKLKALLRKVAARTRDALWSAVADAIEAFPPEECANFFTAAGYEPEW